Proteins encoded in a region of the Pseudomonas viciae genome:
- the nthA gene encoding nitrile hydratase subunit alpha, translating into MSHTHEHHHHHDHTEPPEAIALRVKALESLLIEKGLVDPTAMDALVDTYQHKVGPRNGAQVVAKAWSDPEYKHRLLEDATAAIAELGFSGVQGEDMVVVENTATVHNVTVCTLCSCYPWPTLGLPPAWYKSAPYRSRIVIDPRSVLAEFGLGIPNDKEVRVWDSSAELRYLVLPERPAGTDGWSEEQLVELVTRDAMIGTGLPKTPGDEA; encoded by the coding sequence ATGAGCCATACGCACGAACATCATCACCATCACGACCACACCGAGCCACCCGAGGCCATCGCCTTGCGTGTCAAGGCGCTCGAATCCCTGTTAATAGAAAAGGGCTTGGTCGACCCAACCGCCATGGATGCTCTGGTGGACACTTACCAGCACAAGGTCGGCCCGCGCAACGGCGCTCAGGTGGTCGCCAAGGCCTGGTCCGACCCCGAATACAAACATCGGCTGCTGGAAGATGCCACGGCGGCCATTGCCGAACTGGGGTTTTCCGGCGTGCAGGGCGAAGACATGGTGGTGGTGGAGAACACCGCGACCGTGCACAACGTGACGGTCTGCACGCTGTGCTCCTGCTACCCCTGGCCGACCCTGGGCCTGCCCCCAGCCTGGTACAAATCCGCGCCCTATCGGTCACGGATAGTCATCGACCCGCGCAGCGTGCTGGCCGAATTCGGTTTGGGCATTCCCAATGACAAGGAAGTTCGCGTCTGGGACAGCAGTGCTGAGTTGCGCTACCTGGTTCTGCCGGAACGTCCGGCGGGCACTGACGGTTGGAGTGAGGAGCAGTTGGTCGAGCTCGTAACGCGTGACGCCATGATCGGCACTGGCCTGCCCAAGACGCCGGGCGACGAAGCCTGA
- the nthB gene encoding nitrile hydratase subunit beta, producing MNGVHDLGGMHGFGPVLTEENEPIFHHDWERRVFPLFASLFVGGHFNVDEFRHAIERMEPAEYLQSSYYEHWLHAFETLLLEKGVISAAELQGTVKPTSPAQPPTVLTPDIVEAVILGGASSRAKEHICGRFRVGDRVRTKNLNPTTHTRLPRYARGKVGTIEIAHGAFATPDTMAHGLGEQPQQVYAVRFSATELWGVARPDSVCIDLWDNYLEAV from the coding sequence ATGAACGGTGTACACGACTTAGGCGGTATGCACGGTTTCGGCCCAGTGCTCACCGAAGAAAATGAACCCATCTTCCATCACGACTGGGAGCGCAGGGTCTTCCCGCTGTTTGCCTCGCTCTTCGTCGGCGGACACTTCAATGTCGACGAATTCCGACACGCCATTGAACGCATGGAACCGGCTGAATACTTGCAGTCGAGTTACTACGAACACTGGCTTCACGCCTTCGAGACCCTGCTGCTGGAAAAAGGCGTGATCAGCGCTGCCGAACTGCAAGGCACGGTCAAACCGACCTCACCGGCACAACCCCCTACGGTGCTCACACCGGACATCGTCGAGGCTGTGATCCTTGGAGGCGCCTCATCCAGGGCAAAGGAACATATCTGCGGCCGCTTCCGGGTCGGTGACCGGGTGCGGACGAAGAACCTCAATCCAACCACCCACACCCGACTGCCGCGCTACGCGCGCGGCAAGGTCGGGACAATCGAGATTGCACACGGCGCGTTTGCCACCCCAGACACAATGGCCCACGGTCTGGGCGAACAACCCCAACAGGTCTATGCCGTTCGCTTCAGTGCCACAGAATTGTGGGGAGTGGCGCGACCGGACAGTGTTTGCATTGATCTGTGGGACAACTATCTGGAGGCCGTATGA
- a CDS encoding nitrile hydratase accessory protein produces the protein MPLIPPIAGLSLDDEGPVFDKPWQAQAFSLLLHLHQIGLFPWKDWVQVFSDEIKANPAQPGESVNDTYYRQWITAMERMVTTLGLTGMADITQRTEEWQRAYLNTPHGQPVTLLNASCPPAHGNGHEHLPRHEPVAISRATR, from the coding sequence ATGCCTCTCATCCCCCCAATAGCCGGTCTGTCTCTCGACGATGAAGGCCCGGTGTTCGACAAACCTTGGCAGGCCCAGGCTTTTTCCCTGCTGCTACACCTGCACCAAATCGGTCTATTCCCCTGGAAGGACTGGGTGCAGGTATTCAGCGACGAGATCAAGGCGAACCCGGCGCAGCCCGGAGAAAGCGTCAACGACACTTACTACCGGCAATGGATCACTGCGATGGAAAGAATGGTCACCACACTCGGTTTAACGGGTATGGCGGACATCACCCAGCGCACCGAGGAATGGCAGCGAGCTTACTTGAATACCCCCCATGGACAACCGGTAACACTGCTCAACGCGAGTTGCCCACCGGCCCATGGAAACGGGCACGAACACCTGCCACGGCACGAGCCGGTAGCGATCAGCCGTGCCACTCGCTGA
- a CDS encoding energy-coupling factor ABC transporter permease: MHIEPNLVEAGKIWLSYVTAAGVGAYTLKLAAQAIGERGVFSLLARTVTATALVFSFFELLPHYPVGVSEVHLILGSTLFLLLGAAPAAAGLVLGLLIQSLFFAPFDLPQYGMNVTTLLVPLFAVAALAKRIIAPNTPYVELSYRQALGLSTAFQAGIVAWVAFWAFYGQGFTAENAMSILTFGSAYMTVVTLEPLLDLAVLAGAKATHRLRGSTLVERRLYQAA, encoded by the coding sequence ATGCATATCGAACCTAATCTGGTGGAAGCTGGAAAAATCTGGCTGAGCTATGTCACTGCCGCAGGTGTCGGCGCCTATACACTCAAACTCGCTGCGCAAGCCATTGGTGAGCGTGGTGTCTTCTCGCTTCTCGCTCGCACTGTCACTGCCACAGCCCTGGTATTCAGCTTCTTCGAGCTACTACCGCACTATCCAGTCGGTGTTTCCGAGGTGCATCTCATCCTGGGGTCAACGCTGTTTCTGCTGCTTGGCGCCGCACCCGCAGCGGCGGGCCTCGTCCTGGGACTGCTGATCCAGAGTCTGTTCTTCGCGCCATTCGACCTGCCGCAATACGGCATGAACGTCACCACTCTTCTGGTACCGCTGTTCGCAGTCGCTGCCCTGGCGAAACGCATCATCGCGCCAAACACGCCGTATGTGGAGCTGAGCTATAGACAAGCTCTGGGGCTGTCGACGGCCTTCCAGGCGGGCATTGTCGCCTGGGTTGCCTTCTGGGCCTTCTACGGGCAAGGCTTCACAGCAGAAAACGCAATGTCAATTCTGACCTTCGGCAGTGCCTACATGACCGTCGTCACCCTCGAACCGCTGTTGGACCTGGCCGTGCTGGCCGGTGCCAAGGCAACCCATCGTCTGCGTGGTAGCACGCTGGTCGAGCGCCGGCTGTACCAGGCCGCCTGA